From the Acidimicrobiales bacterium genome, the window CCTGCATGGCATGGAAGTCGGGCCACTTCACGCCCCTGGCCCACATGGTCGACGAGGACCTCGACGCGGTGATCTTCGTCGGCGACTACATCTACGAGCTCGAGAGCGGCAACTTCCGCCAGCACGACCTGCCGGTCCCCTTCTCGCTCGACGAGTACCGGCGGTACTACGCGATCGCCCGGCTCGAGCCCGAGCTGGCGACCTGCCATCAGAACGTCCCCTGGATCGTGATGTGGGACGACCACGAGGTCGAGGACAACTACGCCGGATGGGAACCGGGCGGCATCGGATCGCTCGAACCCGGCGCGGCCGAGGGGTTCCGCGACCGGCGCACCGCCGCCTACCAGGCCTGGTGGGAGTTCATGCCGGTGCGCACCGGCCCGCCCGTCGACGGGGAGCTCACCGTCTACCGCGCCTTCGACTTCGGCGACCTCGCCCGCCTGACGCTCGTCGACGACCGCCAGTACCGCTCCCCCATCATCCAGGGGGAGGGCAACGGCAACCTCCCCCGCCCGCTCGGCGGCGGCCCCCAACTCGACGGCACCTTCGACGAGTCCCGCACGATGCTGGGCGAGGAACAGGAGGCGTGGCTCGCCGACCGCCTCCGCCACGACGCCCGGTGGACCCTGCTCGCCCAGCAGACGATCATGGCCGAGGTGGACCGCGCCCCCGACGACCCGACCAAGGGATTCTCGATGGACGCCTGGGACGGCTATGCGGCGCCCCGCGAGCGGCTCCTGTCACAGATCGCCGACGAGGGCATCGAGAACTTCGTGGTGCTCGGTGGCGACATCCACACCTCGGCGGTGGCCGACCTCCACGTCTCGTACCGCGAGCCGAACTCGCCGATGGTCGGCACGGAGTTCGTGGCACCGTCGGTCACCAGCCTCGAGCTGCTCCTCCCCGAGTTCGTCGAGGGATCACGGTCGAACGACCACATCCACCTCTACGAG encodes:
- a CDS encoding alkaline phosphatase D family protein, which codes for MSPSSGPLTRRGFLAASAGLVAAACASDGDGAAPPSTSTAPTTTTTAATTTTVTPTTTIPTPVFDVDPFPYLTASGDPLPDAVVIWTRLATDPTAPDGGIGADRVPVEWEVGVGGGEVVATGTFVTRADHGHSVHVDVTGLDPSTAYWYRFRVGEWTVGGMTRTAPPVGASVESLRFAVASCMAWKSGHFTPLAHMVDEDLDAVIFVGDYIYELESGNFRQHDLPVPFSLDEYRRYYAIARLEPELATCHQNVPWIVMWDDHEVEDNYAGWEPGGIGSLEPGAAEGFRDRRTAAYQAWWEFMPVRTGPPVDGELTVYRAFDFGDLARLTLVDDRQYRSPIIQGEGNGNLPRPLGGGPQLDGTFDESRTMLGEEQEAWLADRLRHDARWTLLAQQTIMAEVDRAPDDPTKGFSMDAWDGYAAPRERLLSQIADEGIENFVVLGGDIHTSAVADLHVSYREPNSPMVGTEFVAPSVTSLELLLPEFVEGSRSNDHIHLYETEHRGYLVVEVTRDELLGHFRWVETTQAPTSPIETASTWRVTAGAVGVEQIA